Within Archangium lipolyticum, the genomic segment TGCCCCCCTACATCACCCGCGCCCCCGAGGCCTCGGACGCCGAGCGCTATCAGACGGTATACGCGCGGGCCTCGGGCGCGGTGGCGGCGCCCACGGCGGGGCTGCACTTCACCGACTCCACCTTCGCGGCCCTGGCCGCCCGGGGCATCCACCGTGTCGAGGTGACGCTGGATGTGGGGCCGGGCACCTTCCTGCCCGTGCGCGAGGAGAACCTGGAGAAGCACCACATGCACCCGGAGCGCTACTTCGTCCCCGAGGCCACCGCCCAGGCGGTGAACGCCGCGAGGGCCGAGGGCCGCCGGGTGGTGGCGGTGGGCACCACGGTGGTGCGCACCCTGGAGTCCGCCACGGACCCCGGGACAGGGCGCCTGCGCGCCGGTCCCGGCGAGACGACCCTCTTCATCCGCCCCGGTTTCGCCTTCCGGCAGGTGGACGTGATGCTCACCAACTTCCACCTCCCGCGCTCCACGCTGGTGGTGCTGGTGAGCGCGCTGCTCGGCCGGGAGCGCACCCTGGCGGCCTACCGGGAGGCGGTCGCCGCCGGCTACCGGTTCTTCTCGTACGGCGACGCGATGCTGGTGACGGAGTAGGAGACACGACGCAATGGGAGAGCCGCGCAAGGAGAAGGGTGACACCCGGGTTCCACCGAGCCTGGTGCGCTATGAGCTGCTGCACGAGGACGCCTCGGGCTCGCGCGCCCGCCGGGGACGGCTGCACACCCCCCATGGTCTCATCGAGACGCCCATCTTCATGCCCGTGGGCACCGTGGGCAGCGTCAAGGGCGTGGGCCCGGATGAGCTGCTGACGCTCGATGCTCAAATCATCCTCGGCAACACCTACCACCTGATGCTCCGGCCCGGAGACGACCTGGTGGGGGAGATGGGCGGCCTGCACCGCTTCATCTCCTGGGACCGCCCCATGCTCACCGACAGCGGCGGCTTCCAGGTCTTCAGCCTCGCCGAGAAGCGCAAAATCACCGAGGAGGGCGCGGCCTTCCAGTCGCACCTGGACGGGCGCCACATCATGCTGTCCCCCGAGCGCTCCATCGAAATCCAGGAGACGCTCGGCGCCGACATCATCATGGCCTTCGACGAGTGCCCGCCCTCCACCGAGGACCGGGCCTACATGGAGAAGTCCCTGGCGCGCACCACGCGCTGGCTGCACCGGTGCGTGAAGGCCTGGAGCCGCGAGCGCTCCTCTCTCTTCGGCATCGTCCAGGGCGGCCTGAACAAGGATCTGCGCAAGGCCCATGCCGAGGAGGTGTGCGCGGTGGACCTGCCGGGCTACGCGCTCGGCGGTTTCTCGGTGGGTGAGACTCCCGAGGCCATGCACGAGGGCGTGGCCTTCTCCGCTCCGCTGCTCCCCCGGGACAAGCCGCGCTACCTCATGGGCGTGGGCACGCCCGTGGACCTGGTCACCTGCGTGGAGCACGGGGTGGACATGTTCGATTGCGTGCTGCCCACCCGCTGCGCGCGCAACGGCCTGCTCTTCACCTCCGAGGGCAAGGTCGTCATCCGCAACGCCGCCTACGCCAAGGATCCCCGGCCGGCCGACCCGGCGTGCACCTGCTACACCTGCCGCAACTTCAGCCGCTCCTACCTGCGTCACCTCTTCGTGGCGGGTGAAATCCTCGCCATGCGGCTCAACACCCTCCACAACCTCCACTACTTCCTCACCCTGATGAAGGACGTGCGCCAGGCCATCGCCGAGGACCGGTACACCTCCTTCGCCCGCGACTTCCGGGAGAAGGCCCGGGCCCAGGAGGCCGAGCGCACCCAGAAGAAGTGACCCCCGGCGGCCATCCAGACGGCCGGTCCCCTCGGGAGGGCGCGTCCAGGAGGTGGGCGGGCGGGCATGACGCACCTCGGAAAGGCCCGACCCTCCTCGCCGTTCACTTGCCCGGGGTGTGCGCCTGCTGCTAAGAGGCCCACCTTTCCGGCTTATCCGTTGTCCGCTGGTGGACGACGGAGGGGCCGAACCCCTTCCAAGCAACGAGGCCGTTTGTGGCAGACAGCTTTCTGATCCTCGCCCAGGCAGCGGGCGGACCCGGCGGGATGATGAACATCGTCTTCATCATCGGCCTGTTCGCCATCATGTATTTCGTGATGATTCGCCCCCAGCAGAAGCAGATGAAGGCGCACCGCGAGCTGCTCTCCGGGCTGAAGAAGGGTGATGAGGTCATCACCCAGGGTGGAATCATCGGGCGCATCCAGGTCGTCTCCGAGCGCGAGGTGACGCTCGAGGTGGCCACCGGGGTACGCATCCGCGTGCTCAAGTCGTCCGTGGCGGGCAGGTTCGCGGTGAGCGAGCCGGCCGCCAAGACCGAAGAGAAGAAGGAGGAGAAGTAATGGACCGCGGCTGGTACTGGAGGTTGGGCCTGGTCATCGGCGTGACGCTGCTGACCGTGTGGTTCCTGATCCCCTCCTATTATTCGATGTTCGTGCTCGACAAGAGCGAGCGCAACAACCTGGCGCTGCTCGAGGAGCGCCTGCCCAAGTGGGCTCCCCCCGCGAAGTACCGCATCAACCTGGGGCTGGACCTGCAGGGCGGCATCCACATGGTGATGCGGGTGGACACCAATACGGCGCTCCAGAAGCGGACCGAGCGCCGGGGTGATCAGATCGCCCGCTACATCAACGACAAGCAGCTGGGCCAGGTGTCCGTGGATACGGATCCCCAGGCGCTCCAGCTCACGCTGACGGCGCAGGATCCGGCCACCATGGACGCCATCGAGAAGGAGGTGCTCGCCACCTTCACCGACTTCGTCCGGGTGGGGCGTGACGGGGCGAAGCTGACGCTCGCTCCCGACGAGGGCCAGGTGAACCGCTTCCGCGAGGAGTCGGTGGACCAGGCGATGCTCGTCATCCGCCGCCGCATCGACAAGTGGGGCGTGGCCGAGGTGGACGTGCGCAAGCTGGGCACCGACGCCATCCAGATCTCCCTGCCGGGCCGCAATGATCCCGAGCAGGCCAAGGAGCTGGTGGGCACCACGGCGCAGCTCGAGTTCCGCATGGTGGACGACACCACCGACTTCTTCGGGCAGGTCATCCAGCAGAATCCTCCTCCGGAGGGCAGCAACATCACGCTGACCAACACCGAGGGCTTCCCGCAGCTGCAGGGCCCCGACCGCGAGGCGCTGCTGGCCTACTTCAAGGACAAGACGCCCGAGAACCGCGAGGTCCTGCTCGAGTGCGTGCCCAGCGCGACGAAGAAGGGCGTGTGCGACAGCTACCGCACCTTCCTGGTGGAGAAGGAAGTGCCGCTGACGGGCGAGAGCCTGACGGGCGCGGATGCCTCGCTCAGCCAGCTCAACGAGCCGGAGGTGAACGTCAGCTTCGACGCGGCCGGCGCGCGCGAGTTCGAGCAGCTCACCGAGAAGGGCACGGGCCGGCGCATGGCGATCGTGCTGGACGACTACGTGCAGTCGGCGCCGCGCATCAACGAGCGCATCGGCGGTGGCCGGGCCCGCATCACCATGGGCCGCGCGGGTGGCCGTCCCCTGCAGGAGTGGCTGTCGGACGCGCAGACGCTGGCGCTGGCCCTCAAGGCGGGCGCGCTGCCGGCGCCGGTGACCACCGGTGAGATCCGCCAGGTGGGCGCCTCGCTGGGCGACGAGCTCATCCGCAAGGGCAGCCTGGCCGCGGCGCTGGGCGTGCTGTGCGTCATCGCCTTCATGGCCTTCTACTACAAGGGCGCCGGCATCATCGCGGACGTGGCGCTGCTGCTCAACGGCCTGCTCATCCTGGGCGGTCTGGCGCTCTTCAACGCGACGCTCACGCTGCCGGGCCTCGCCGGCTTCGTGCTGACGCTGGGAGTCGCGGTGGACGCCAACGTGCTCATCAACGAGCGCATCCGCGAGGAGCTCGGCCACGGCAAGACGGCTCGCGCCGCGGTGGACCAGGGCTACGACCGCGCCTTCTGGACCATCTTCGACGCGCACGTCACCGCGCTCATCGCCGGCTTCATCCTCTTCTTCACGGGGACGGGTCCGATTCGCGGGTTCGCCACCACGCTCATCATCGGCCTGCTGGCCTCGCTCTTCACGTCCATCCTCGTGACGCGCGTGATGATGACCTACTTCGTCCACGGCCGTAACGCGCAGACGGTGTCCGTCTAAGCAGGCCCCAGGGGAACGCAGATGCAGATCCTCAAGAACAAGACGAACATCGACTTCATCGGCAAGCGCAAGCCGGCCATCTTCATCTCCACGGTGATCAACCTGATCATCCTGGTGGGCATCGCCGTGTGGGGCTTCAACCTCGGCGTGGACTTCGCGGGCGGCACGGTGGTGGAGGTGAAGTTCGACCACTCCATCAACGCCGCGGACGTGCGCAAGCGCGCCGAGTCGGGTGGGCTGCACGACGTGTCCGTGCAGAGCATCGGCTCGGCGGACGAGAACTCGTTCCTGCTGCGGCTGGGCGGTGTGACCCAGCTCACCGAGGAGAGCTCGGCCAAGGCCCGGGAGGCCATCCAGGCGCTGGGCCCGGTGAAGAACGTCGTCACGGACCTGGCCAACGGCATCATCAACTTCCGCTCCGAGCAGCCCATGTCCGCCGAGCAGGTCCGCAAGGCGGTGGAGGGCTCCGGCACGGGTGTGGAAGAGGTGCGCGAGCTGGGCCAGGCGCAGGCCGGTGGTTTCGACTACCAGGTCGTCGCCAGTGGCATGGCGGACCGCATCCGCAGCGCGCTGATGTCGGGCGTGGAGCAGCAGGACAAGCCGGACTTCGAGATGCGCCGCACCGAGTACGTCGGCCCGCAGGTCGGCAAGCAGCTGCGCAACCGCGCCGTCATGGCGCTGCTGTACGCCATGGTGGCCATCCTCATCTACGTGGCGTTCCGGTTCGACTTCAAGTTCGGCCCGGGCGCGCTGCTCGCCATGCTCCACGACGTGGTGATGGTGGCCGGCTTCTACCTGTTCAGCCGCGCCGAGTTCAGCCTCACCGCCATCGCCGCGCTGCTCACCATCGTGGGCTACTCGGTCAACGACACCATCGTCATCTACGACCGCATCCGCGAGGACATGGGCAAGTTCAAGGGCAAGCCGCTGGCGGAGGTCATCAACATCGCCATCAACGACACCCTGGTCCGCACCATCCTCACCTCGGGCACCACGGCCCTCTCGCTCGTGGGTCTGCTCATCTTCGGCGTGGGAGAGATCCGCGACTTCGCCTGGGCGATGCTCGTCGGCATCCTCGTGGGTACGTACTCCTCCGTGTACATCGCCAGCCCGCTCACCATCTGGCTCGATGAGCGCGCCGCCGCTCGCGAGGCCCGCCAGAAGGGTGGGGGGATGCAGCCGACCACCCCGGGATGAGGGGCGGCTGAATGCGCACGGAAGGCCCTCGTGCTCCGCGTCACCGCGGGGTCGAGGGCCTTCGGTGTTTCAGGGGGACGGTGTCAGAAGCGGCCACCCACCGTGAGGCTGGCGTCCAGCAGGCCGCCGCTCGCGTCACCCGGCACCGCCGCGTCCGCGAAGCCGTCGTCCACGAGGATCCGGTAGGTGCCCCGGATGCCCGCCGTCAGCGCTCCGGTGTTGAACTCGACACCCGCCGCCAGGGGGATCTCCTCCATCAGGTCCGACTCGTATGGACCACCCGCCTGCGCGCCCCGCGCGTAGACGTAGGAGACGCCGAGCCCACCTCCCACGAAGGGGCGGATGCGCTCCATGGGCGGCGACAGCTTCACCAGGCTGCTCGCGCCATGGCGGATGAAGGCCGGGGCCTCGGAGGCTCGGAAGCGGTCGTCCGTCACGTCGTTCTTCGAGCCGTCGTAACCCACCTCGAAGCCCAGCATCTTGAAGGGTTGGAGATTGAGGGTGACGCCCCACGTGGGTCCCGTGGCCGTCAGTCCGCCGAGATCTCCCGTGTACCCGCCGATGCCGCCGTCCACGAAGACGTTTACATCTCCTTGCCTCGGATACCCATCCTGTGCCATCGCGGTACCGGCCACTCCCAACCCGAGCGCCAGGGCCGCCACCCGGATGCCCCTGTGTGTCATGCAGACCTCCTTGTTCGATGCCGTGCATTTCAAGCTGTGCACCCACCGCAACGCGTGCGCCCGGAGGGCATCCGAGAAACGCTCGTCCGCCTGGTCGCCCCAGGGCCGGCGGAGCGAGCACCAGGTCGGGTTCCCACGGAGAGACTTCCGAGGTAGACTGAGGGTGGACTTCTGGCCCGGGTGCCCATGGAGGGCCTCCGAGGAGGGGTTGCGAACGTGCGTTGGTTGATGCCGGAGGTGCCCCAGGAGCAGGCCGCGTCACTGGCCGTGGAGCTCGGGCTGCATCCGCTCTCCGCGCGCGTGCTGGTGCACCGCGGGTTGCGCACGCCCGAGGCCGCCTCGGCCTTCCTGTCCGACAGGCTGGCGGATCTGCCCGATCCGTTCCGGATGAAGGGCATGGCCGCCGCCGTGGAGCGGCTCTTCCGCGCCATCCGCGAGAAGGAGAGCATCACCCTCTACGGCGACTATGACGTGGACGGGGTGTGCTCCACGTCGCTGCTGGCCCTGTTCCTCCGGGAGCTGGGCGCCCGGCCGGCCACGTACATCCCCCACCGGTTGGACGAGGGCTACGGCCTCAACCTCCAGGCGGTGGAGAAGATCGCCGCGGATGGCACCCGGGTGCTGGTGACGCTCGACTGCGGCGTCACGTCCGTGGCGGAGATCTCGAGGGCCAGGGACCTGGGCCTGGACGTGGTGGTGGTGGATCACCACACGGTGCCGCCCACGCTGCCCCCGGCCGTGGCGGTGCTCAACCCGCACCAGCCCGGTTGCGAGTACCCCACCAAGCACCTGTGCGCCGCCGGCGTGGCCTTCAACCTCTGCATGGGGTTGCGCAAGAAGCTGCGCGAGGACGGCTGGTTCGCCACCCGCAAGGAGCCCAACCTCAAGGCGCTGTTGGACCTGGTGGCCATGGCCACGGTGGCGGACGTGGTACCCCTCACGGGCGCCAACCGCATCCTCGTTCACCACGGCCTCCAGGAGCTGTCGGCGGGCCGCCGCCACGGCGTGCGCGCTCTCAAGGAGGTCGCCGGCCTCGACGCGGACAGCCCCGTCACCGCCGGGCAGGTGGGCTTCCGGCTCGGGCCCCGCATCAACGCCGCGGGCCGGCTGCATGACGCGTCCCTGGGGTTGCAGCTGCTGTGCTCGGACTCGCTCGACGCGGCGCGCTCGCTGGCGAAGGTGCTGGACCACGCCAACGCCGAGCGGCAGGCCATCGAGAGCGGAATCCTCACCGAGGCGCTCGCCCAGGCGGCGGAGCGGGCCGATCAGGCGAGGGGCTTCGTCCTCTACGCGGACGGCTGGCACCCGGGCGTCATCGGCATCGTCGCCTCGCGCGTGGTGGAGCGCTATCACCGGCCCACGGTCATGGTGGGCGTGAAGGACGGGGTGGGGAAGGGCTCGGCGCGCAGCATCGAGGGCTTCCACCTGTACGACGCGCTCAGCGGGTGCGCGGACATGCTGGCCCGCTTTGGTGGGCACAAGCACGCCGCCGGCCTCACCGTGGAGGCGAAGCACCTGCCCGCCTTCCGCGAGGCCTTCGAGCGCATCGCCAGACAGCGGCTGACGCCGGAGGACCTGATTCCGCGCTGCAAGGTGGACGCGGTGGTGGGCGTGCGCGAGCTGGACGAGCCGGCGGTGGAGGCCTTGCAGAAGCTCGGGCCCTTCGGACAGGGCAACCCCGAGCCGGTGCTGGTGCTGCGCCACCAGGTGGCCCGCCCGCGCGTGCTACCGCACAAGTCCGGGGGTGCTGGCCACCTCAAGCTGGCGCTGGTGGATGCACCGGCCGTGGACGCCATTGGCTTCGGCATGGCGGACCGGCTGGCACTCACCGAGGGGCCGGTGGATCTGGCCTTCCAGGCCAGCTTCGACACCTTCCGCGGCCAGCGCCGGCTGTCGCTCAAGCTGAAGGATCTGCGCGTCGCCGCCTGACGCTCCCTCTCCCTCTGGGAGAGGGCTGGGGTGAGGGTATATGTCCCTCAGGCGATGCCCCAGCGAACCCGTCCCGGCGTCAGGAGCGCACCCGCCCGCGCCAGGTCGTTCATGCGGAAGCGCTCCGCCTGCCGCTCGAAGGCCGTGCGGCACCGCTCCGAGCAGAAGAAATACTTGCGCTTCTTGTACTCCGTGGACGGACGACCCTCGGGCGCCTCCAGGTGCTTGCCGCAGACAGGATCCAGGTGCCGCTTCTGAACGTCCTTCATCCCTCGCCTCCCCACCAGACTCACCGTACCGATGCCAGAGCCCAAAGCAGCGGGCATGCCAGCGGCGAGCCTCGTGGATTCGAGGGGTTGCGGAGGGGGAAGTCCAACACTGAGGCGAAGGAGGACCCGCGAGGGGAAAAGTTTTCCGCGATCGCGGGTGGCTATTGCACCGTGGGGCAAGGCCGGTTGGACGACCCGCCCCGAGGTCCTAGAACGCGGTGCCGACGCTCGCGCCCAGGAAGGTGTCGTCCATGTAACCGCGGCGGAAGCGCATCAGCTCCACGCGCCAGGCCAGCCGCAGGTTGGACTCGGAGGACAGCGGGGTGCGGCCCCGCAGGCCCACGCCGTACTGGATGAGGGACTTGATGCCGTCCACCGGCGTCACCTTGCCGCCCACCTCGATCGCGGTGTGCTGCCACACGATGCCTCCGCCCACCTGCGCGTAGACGCCGTAGTCCTTGCTCTCGCCGAAGGTCAGCTCGTACGCCGGAGCGATGGAGGCGTAGTGCAGCCGCGTGTCGCCGATGACGAGCTGCGTGCCCTCGCGCACCCCGGCGTAGGTGTAGCGCACGTCGAACCAGAGCGCCTCGCGCAGCGGCTCCACGTTGAGGATGCGGCCGAACTCCCAGGTGAAGCGCCCGCCCACGGCCGGCAGGATGTCGGCGAGCTGCCCGCGCGAGCTGCTCAGCGCCATCGCGCCACCGAGCACCTCGAAGGCGATGCCCGTGTTCGGGTCGTCCAGGCCCGCCAGGGCCTTGAACTTCCCCTCCTCGCCGTCCTCCTCGGACACCCGGCGGAAGTCGTCCACCGTGTCCTCGGGCTCGGCGCGGCGGCGCGGCGGGGTGTTCACCTCTTCGGACTGCTCCTCGTCCGGGTAGGCGTAGGGCTTGTCTTCGTCATCCTGCCCGAACGCGGGCGTGGCGAGGGCGAGCCCTCCGAGGAGACAGGGCAGGAGCCAGGAGTGCGCGGCAGCGGTCTTCATGGGGCGATCACCGGGCAGGCGTCGGAGAGGGTGGTGCTCTGCGGGCAGGCGTCCTGTCCTTCGGAGAGCTCGGAGATGGGGATCTGCAGGTGGGTGGCGAGCCGCGTGCACACCGTCTGCTTCAGGTCGATGTTGCCGGCGGGGATGTGCTGGACGATGGCCCGGGCGGCGCGGCCCAGGGAGAAGTCCTCCTGCTTGTTCAGGGCGGCGCGGGCCAGCTGGTTGAAGCCGTACTTCAGCGGGTTGGTATCCGAGTAGGCCGCCGCCACCGCGCGCGCCAGCACCTGCCGGTCGGCGTCCGTCCTGGAGGCCTTGACGAGCGCGCTCGCGAGGATGGTGCCCACCTGGTACTCGCGGCCGGAGAACACGGTGAAGTTGCCGTAGAACATCAGGTCGCGCAGCTCCTTGCTCATGCACCAGTTCTGCGACAGGTCGCGATCCTCCACGGGCTTGCCCTCGTAGGAGGAGTCCAGCACGCGCGTGTTGCAGCCGAAGCTCGACCTGCACGAGGCCACGTAGGCGTGGAAGTCCGCCAGGCCCTCGTCCAGCGACTTGATGACGTTGAGGCCCGGGGTGGGCGAGCCCCCGCCGATCGTCCAGGCGGCGATGGCCTCGGGGATGCCCCGGCCGTCATACACCCGGCGGCTGAAGACCAGGTGCGCGTACTCGTGCGTGAGGATGGAGGCGTTGAGGGCCAGCGGCGCCTTCTGGATGGACTCGAAGGGGAGCACCATGAAGGAGCGCGTCGGCGCGAAGAAGAGGGCGTTGTCGAGCTGCGGCTTCGTGCTCGAGTCGGCCAGGACGAACTCGGGGAAGTAGTACACCTTCGTCTGGGGCAGCTCCTCCTTCTTCACCTCGACGGTGGTGGTGAAGTAGTCCCAGGCGCGCTCGAAGTTGTAATACGTGGTGACGAGGTTCCACGTGTGGAAGTCCGCCGGCCACAGCACGCCCTTCTCGTCGGTGATGTAGTTGGCGGTGACGCGGTACCCGTCGTCCTTCACCAGCGCGCGCTCCAGCGCCTCGTCGGTGGTGGCGGCCTGGGCCTCGGGATCCCTCGAGTCCAGGCGGATGTTGGCTCCTCCCTGGAGCTTGATGACCGTGCCCTCGAGGGAGACGATGTCGGTGACCGTCTTGAGCTCCACCTCCAGGGGGGCGTACTGCCCATCACTGGAGCGCACGAGCGCACGGACCTTCACGGGCGTCTGGGTTTCCGGCGCGCACGAGACGGCGAGCGTCGCGAGCGCGGCGGCGGCTGTCAGCTTTCGGACCATGTCGCCCTTCATACTACGGGTCCGGTGGCCATCAGAAGCCGGGGGGGCGGGTCAGGCGGCTTGCCCGGTGCCTTCTCGGATTCCTTGACGCGTCGTTTCCACGCTCTCTATGGTCCCGCCCTTCCCACTCCATCTGTAACAGGCGGTGTCATGGCGGTCCCGTTCATCACCGAGGTCAAGCGTACTCATACTTGCGGGCAGCTCACCAAGGCGAACATCGGTGAGGAAGTCGTCCTCTTCGGCTGGGTGCAGAACCGGCGAGACCACGGCGGCGCGGTCTTCATCGATCTGCGAGACCGCGAGGGTCTCACGCAGGTGGTCTTCGAGCCGGACATCGCGAAGGAAGCCCACGAGCTGGCCGGCCAGCTGCGGCTCGAGTACTGCATCGGCATCAAGGGCAAGGTCGCCTCGCGCGGCGCCCAGGTGAACCCCAAGCTCAAGACGGGTGAAATCGAGATCAAGGCGTCGGATCTCACCATCTTCAACCGCTCCGAGCCCACGCCGTTCCTCGTGGAGGACAACGTGGACACGGCGGAGGAGAAGCGCCTGGCGTACCGCTTCCTGGACCTGCGCCGCCGGCCGCTGCAGCAGACGCTGATGACGCGCTCGAAGATGAACGCGATCACCCGCTCGTACATGGTGGACAACCGCTTCCTGGAGCTCGAGACGCCCTTCATGGGCAAGTACACGCCGGGCGGCGCGCGCAACTTCCTCGTCCCCAGCCGGCTCAACCCGGGCAAGTTCTACGCCCTGGCCGAGAGCCCCCAGCTCTACAAGCAGCTCTTCATGGTGGCGGGCTTCGACCGCTACTTCCAGATCGTCAAGTGCTTCCGCGACGAGGACCTGCGTCTGGACCGGCAGCCCGAGTTCACGCAGATCGACGTGGAGATGAGCTTCGTCACCCAGGACGACATCTTCACCATCATCGAGGGCCTGCTCAAGCGGCTGTGGGGCGAGGTGCTGGGCATCGACATCCCCACGCCGTTCATGCGGATGAACTTCGACGAGTCCATGGAGAAGTACGGCAACGACAAGCCGGACCTGCGCTTCGGGCTGGAGCACATCGTGCTCACGGACCTCATCCGCCAGCACGGCGCCGCGGGCGGCGTGCCGATGATCTGGGAGGCGGTGGAGCAGGGCGGCATCGTCAAGGCGATGGTGCTCCCCGCGGACAAGCCGATGAGCCGCGCGGAGAGCGACAAGCTGGAGGAGTTCGCCAAGCAGAACGGCGCCAAGGGACTGGCGCGCGCCAAGGTGGGCGAGGGCGGTGAGTGGACGCAGTCGCCCCTGTCCAAGACGATCTCCCCGGCGCTGCGCCAGGCCATCAACCAGGCGTGCAACGCGAAGACGGGCGACCTCCTCGTGTTCCAGTTCGGCCGCGAGTCGCTGGTGCACACGGTGATGGCCAACCTGCGCGTGCACGTGGCCAAGAAGCTCGGGCTCATCCCCGAGTACGGCAGTGGCGGCGTGTGGAAGTTCCTCTGGGTCGTCAACCCGCCCCTCTTCGAGTACGACGAGGAGACCAAGACGTGGGCGGCCGCGCACCACGCCTTCACCCGGCCGCACGACGAGGACGTGCAGTACCTGCTCACGGATCCGGGCCGCGTGAAGTGCCACCGCTACGACGTGGTGCTCAACGGCTTCGAGATCGGCGGCGGCTCCATCCGCCTGCACGACCCGAAGGTCCAGGCCGAGGTGTTCAAGGCCCTGGGCATCTCGGACGAGGAGGCGAAGACGAAGTTCGGCTTCCTGCTGGACGCGCTCAAGTTCGGCGCCCCGCCGCACGGTGGCATCGCGCTGGGCATGGACCGGCTGGTGATGCTGCTGACCGGCGCCGAGTCCCTGCGTGACGTCATCCCGTTCCCCAAGACGAAGACGGGCACGGACCTGATGACGGGCGCGCCGGGTGACGTGGACGACAGGCAGCTGCGCGAAGTCCACGTGCGCCCCGTGCCGCTGCCGCAGAAGTAGGCCAGGAGGGACTCCAGACGATGAAGACGTTCCTCGTGGTGAACCCGCGCAGTGCCGGAGGTCAGACGGGCAAGCGATGGGCCGAGATCTCTGGCCAGGTGACCCGGGCGATCGGCGACTTCGGCTTCGGGTTCACCGAGAGCGCCATGGATGCGACGCGGCTGACGCGCCAGGCGCTCTTGGATGGCTATGAGTGCGTCGCCGCGGTGGGCGGGGACGGCACCGTCAACGAGGTCGTCAACGGCTTCTTCGCCGACGGCAAGGCCATCAACCCCCAGGCCGCCCTGGGGCTCATCCCCCGGGGCACCGGCGGTGACTTCCGGCGCGCCTTCGGGTGGGACCTGGAGCTGGACTCGGCCCTGGCGCGGCTGCGCACCGACAAGACCGAGCCCTTCGACGTGGGGCTCGCCGAGTACGTCAACCACCAGGGGCAGAAGGAGTCGCGCTACTTCGCCAACATTGCCTCCTTCGGCGTGAGCGCGGAGGTGGCCCACGAGGTCAACATCGGCAGCAAGGCGCTCGGCGGCAACCTGAGCTTCGTCTGGGGCACGGTCAAGACGATGGCGAAGTACAAGGACCGCCGCGTGCGTCTGCGCGTGGACGGCGGCGAGCCCGAGGAGCTGGGCATCACCGTCGTCGCCGTGTCCAACGGGCGCTACTTCGGCAGTGGCATGTGCGTGGCGCCCAAGGCCGTCACCCATGATGGGCTCTTCGAGCTCACCATCTGGCGCGACTACGGCGTGCACGACTTCGTCATCAAGTCCAAGGGCGTCTACAACGGTGAGCACATCACCTGGAACAAGACGCGCTACCTCCAGTGCCGCACCCTCGAGGCCGAGAGCGATCAGGACGTCCTCCTGGAGATGGATGGCGAGGTGCCCGGCAAGCTGCCCTGCCGCATCTCCATCCTTCCCAGCGCCATCCGCTTGAAGGTGTAGCCCGCTCCGTCCAC encodes:
- the recJ gene encoding single-stranded-DNA-specific exonuclease RecJ, yielding MRWLMPEVPQEQAASLAVELGLHPLSARVLVHRGLRTPEAASAFLSDRLADLPDPFRMKGMAAAVERLFRAIREKESITLYGDYDVDGVCSTSLLALFLRELGARPATYIPHRLDEGYGLNLQAVEKIAADGTRVLVTLDCGVTSVAEISRARDLGLDVVVVDHHTVPPTLPPAVAVLNPHQPGCEYPTKHLCAAGVAFNLCMGLRKKLREDGWFATRKEPNLKALLDLVAMATVADVVPLTGANRILVHHGLQELSAGRRHGVRALKEVAGLDADSPVTAGQVGFRLGPRINAAGRLHDASLGLQLLCSDSLDAARSLAKVLDHANAERQAIESGILTEALAQAAERADQARGFVLYADGWHPGVIGIVASRVVERYHRPTVMVGVKDGVGKGSARSIEGFHLYDALSGCADMLARFGGHKHAAGLTVEAKHLPAFREAFERIARQRLTPEDLIPRCKVDAVVGVRELDEPAVEALQKLGPFGQGNPEPVLVLRHQVARPRVLPHKSGGAGHLKLALVDAPAVDAIGFGMADRLALTEGPVDLAFQASFDTFRGQRRLSLKLKDLRVAA
- a CDS encoding YHS domain-containing protein, producing the protein MKDVQKRHLDPVCGKHLEAPEGRPSTEYKKRKYFFCSERCRTAFERQAERFRMNDLARAGALLTPGRVRWGIA
- the aspS gene encoding aspartate--tRNA ligase, which encodes MAVPFITEVKRTHTCGQLTKANIGEEVVLFGWVQNRRDHGGAVFIDLRDREGLTQVVFEPDIAKEAHELAGQLRLEYCIGIKGKVASRGAQVNPKLKTGEIEIKASDLTIFNRSEPTPFLVEDNVDTAEEKRLAYRFLDLRRRPLQQTLMTRSKMNAITRSYMVDNRFLELETPFMGKYTPGGARNFLVPSRLNPGKFYALAESPQLYKQLFMVAGFDRYFQIVKCFRDEDLRLDRQPEFTQIDVEMSFVTQDDIFTIIEGLLKRLWGEVLGIDIPTPFMRMNFDESMEKYGNDKPDLRFGLEHIVLTDLIRQHGAAGGVPMIWEAVEQGGIVKAMVLPADKPMSRAESDKLEEFAKQNGAKGLARAKVGEGGEWTQSPLSKTISPALRQAINQACNAKTGDLLVFQFGRESLVHTVMANLRVHVAKKLGLIPEYGSGGVWKFLWVVNPPLFEYDEETKTWAAAHHAFTRPHDEDVQYLLTDPGRVKCHRYDVVLNGFEIGGGSIRLHDPKVQAEVFKALGISDEEAKTKFGFLLDALKFGAPPHGGIALGMDRLVMLLTGAESLRDVIPFPKTKTGTDLMTGAPGDVDDRQLREVHVRPVPLPQK
- a CDS encoding diacylglycerol/lipid kinase family protein, with translation MKTFLVVNPRSAGGQTGKRWAEISGQVTRAIGDFGFGFTESAMDATRLTRQALLDGYECVAAVGGDGTVNEVVNGFFADGKAINPQAALGLIPRGTGGDFRRAFGWDLELDSALARLRTDKTEPFDVGLAEYVNHQGQKESRYFANIASFGVSAEVAHEVNIGSKALGGNLSFVWGTVKTMAKYKDRRVRLRVDGGEPEELGITVVAVSNGRYFGSGMCVAPKAVTHDGLFELTIWRDYGVHDFVIKSKGVYNGEHITWNKTRYLQCRTLEAESDQDVLLEMDGEVPGKLPCRISILPSAIRLKV